The following are encoded together in the Thunnus maccoyii chromosome 18, fThuMac1.1, whole genome shotgun sequence genome:
- the LOC121884904 gene encoding interferon-induced very large GTPase 1-like isoform X2 — protein MEAEDKDNTAAGGEPEVNSVTSVANDKACTAVEGLEESAAVTKFGPVNEPSEAEHSDSNNEGTTIEESEITFEAPTASDTKGFDHSAEEVDDVKEVHNESSSDISEPTAVESESVARGIKELTPELTLVLVGDTNSIEIGSKNILFDSMMDENEVTALMKKTDVMVCENDPHCYSGLVCDDNKEQKDLLDHKSQEEERIDSSVSQQNQTDELEKNTSEIKLKCDPANEPGDVEHSEKNDESTTSGGEPDVKPVITSATNEKGILHTDVDGNKDEKSEKIFEEINRKEQYQQESETLLSRLHLQEKYHQKLTPADFLRISRPVKQHHDTSAKDLANTFLQRLMMLDYRARYIPVKQDSPEVSHLKPVPQNSETDNDDFDALFTAKIDSDQTKQSHVHPMDVQMAVFHCSDSSLKQNMITKLSQCQYALPLLVPDPVTMDVECPLWTFRQIRKSWKITQTKDDSNTVTMKSMPICKAETPMVSFFRLGTLSLSKSQLMNTLINDRHSTFFHRNCPGSTKSRHLLDGVAEIAWYCPAGKPNDAFTDCIAFCNLHGDALMIEKQRKILTEKSSVNVVLLPTLEKSDQSWTVISALLKSPKPLICLIVDNDCGAAEMKEGKYKMGLKDRSWSDVSEELRGIIGKILSGPHKSFQLETMAEVSGIRVDEDDTVCQEGKCAAMKIVNLLEEMDVSKIKDEYLPCQGQLWHDWCKINKEQYHLKGNIEKEKCKKQQELGRIRQEQRAASCSELMKLFTESLSSLPSEEREYFLKWIQILLDALSTDDLSSILQKYDEKWSEVLDLKKKHDKSDQLISKQTELEKISAKLQSATFGLEHIFREIGQIYEAHKSLQEQTKMEETDWSKYPELAAELMISGHPMELMDGDAGHVPLTWISSLLDEVIKKLGDQRVFVLSVLGVQSSGKSTMLNAMFGLQFAVSAGRCTKGAFMQLVKVSEEMKKDFQFDYVLVVDTEGLRALELAGNATLHHDNELATFVVGLGNMTLINIFGENPAEMQDVLQIVVQAFMRMKRVKLSPSCVFVHQNVTDIAAAEKNMDGKRRLQEKLDQMTKLAAKEEVCDAECFNDVIAFDVQKDVKYFAQLWEGSPPMAPPNPGYSESIQDLKNIILSKASQSKGTTLSQFKSNIKDLWNALLKENFVFSFKNTLEIAVYRKLEVQYGNWTWALRSNMLTIENQLYNRIENGKLDKVDLGYLFKEMSETYEEIKKYMKVYFDDDRDKEMLVQWRGRFETKIKEFHDDQVRGVKRKLDEVIQQKNACKKLDDKKTEFEKMLLQKSKELAHELKDKAKDEEELEKQFDSVWSGWITELTGDTKPIEDINLEQEQMSILQELGIEWSLIDDSKSCESYKDISMIGDYFDYVTLNKHQDLCNKSQQSEDSRRENRNTKGQGILTTTWVSVKKLFGFGSIRQKEALKPRGDFPYEEQMLIRSLIEDVEQQSLHAIKSKPVATRGYSPTYLQEVAKNVKEKVTEFESNRKYALKKEFTIDLLLYVFDMAGNWISESHNKFKMNNDAVTFVKSKKIQYYNIFKSFCKGNSSAVVLGEMICEKLKVSTVEAVCNKTAIDLAGEMRCSVPAFNGNRLNLEKYVLKSLAEKEDFDSYINYIRRPRNQAENFIGKEVKKYIFRKHKDKALNILKKNVDDINKLVSQALFTATEKVKAQRGDTDMWLKKFSSLLNDELTFNTICAQNFSDINKFDFLKEEIEKGLASIIDEMSSVSLGKMKEFRLKPDQILIDQLCNCCWVTCPFCAAVCTNTLENHSPDDHSVPFHRPSAIKGWHYRGTVEMCINFCTTEVASDHSFYPHHDSEKTIPFKLYRTGGPEYANWRITADESKLTYWKWFVCRFQKQLEDHYNLKFQGFGEIPEEWRRHSKKEAIKSLDEMCE, from the exons ATGGAGGCAGAGGACAAAGACAacacagcagctggaggagagcCTGAAGTCAACTCTGTAACTTCTGTGGCAAATGACAAAg CCTGCACTGCAGTTGAGGGGTTAGAGGAGAGTGCAGCTGTAACCAAG TTTGGTCCAGTGAATGAACCCAGTGAAGCTGAACACTCAGACAGCAACAATGAAGGAACAACAATAGAAGAGtctgaaatcacatttgaagCACCAACTGCATCAGATACGAAAG GTTTTGACCATTCAGCAGAGGAGGTTGATGATGTTAAAGAGGTCCATAATGAAAGCAGCAGTGACATTAGTGAGCCAACTGCAGTGGAGAGCGAGAGTGTTGCAAGAGGAATCAAAGAAT tgaCACCTGAGCTCACACTTGTGTTAGTTGGTGACACAAATTCCATTGAGATTGGAtcaaaaaacatcttatttgACAGTATGATGGATGAAAATGAGGTAACAgcattaatgaaaaaaacagatgtcaTGGTCTGTGAAAACGATCCACACTGCTATAGTGGACTGGTGTGTGATGACAATAAAGAACAGAAAGACCTGCTGGACCACAAATCTCAGGAAGAAGAAAGGATTGATTCCTCTGTGTCTCAGCAAAATCAAACAG ATGAGTTGGAGAAGAATACATCTGAAATCAAGCTGAAG TGTGATCCAGCAAATGAACCAGGTGATGTTGAACACTCAGAGAAGAATGATGAAAGCACAACATCAGGTGGGGAGCCCGACGTCAAGCCTGTGATAACATCTGCGACAAATGAGAAAG GTATCTTACATACGGATGTGGATGGAAACAAGGATGAG AAGTCAGAAAAGATTTTTGAAGAGATCAACAGGAAGGAGCAATATCAACAAGAAAGTGAAACACTGCTCAGCAGACTTCACCTTCAAGAAAAATATCATCAGAAATTGACACCAGCAGATTTTCTTAGAATAAGTCGACCTGTAAAACAGCACCATGACACGTCCGCAAAAGATCTAGCTAACACTTTTCTTCAGAGGCTGATGATGTTAGATTACAGAGCCAGATATATTCCTGTAAAACAAGACAGTCCTGAGGTGAGCCACTTGAAGCCTGTTCCACAGAACTCAGAAACAGACAATGATGACTTTGATGCTCTTTTTACTGCCAAAATAGACTCGGATCAGACAAAACAGTCTCATGTGCATCCAATGGATGTTCAAATGGCAGTATTTCACTGCTCAGACAGCTCTCTTAAGCAGAACATGATTACAAAGCTATCACAGTGTCAGTACGCCTTACCTTTGCTTGTTCCTGACCCAGTCACAATGGATGTTGAGTGTCCTCTGTGGACATTCAGACAAATAAGGAAAAGCTGGAAGATAACTCAAACCAAAGATGATTCAAACACTGTCACCATGAAGAGTATGCCCATCTGCAAAGCTGAGACACCCATGGTGTCATTTTTCCGTCTTGGTACGCTATCACTGTCTAAATCTCAGCTGATGAACACTTTGATCAACGACCGTCACAGCACCTTCTTCCATAGAAACTGTCCAGGAAGCACCAAATCTCGCCATTTGTTGGACGGTGTGGCAGAGATTGCATGGTACTGCCCTGCTGGAAAACCCAATGATGCCTTCACTGACTGCATTGCCTTCTGTAATCTTCATGGTGATGCTCTGATGATTGAAAAACAGCGAAAAATACTGACAGAAAAATCTTCGGTCAATGTTGTTCTGTTGCCAACTCTGGAGAAAAGTGACCAAAGTTGGACAGTTATCTCAGCCCTTCTCAAGTCTCCAAAACCTCTCATTTGTCTCATTGTTGATAATGATTGTGGTGCAGCTGAGATGAAAGAGGGAAAATACAAAATGGGTCTGAAAGACAGAAGCTGGTCAGATGTTTCTGAAGAACTGAGAGGAATCATTGGAAAAATTTTGTCTGGACCACATAAATCCTTCCAGCTAGAAACCATGGCTGAGGTCTCTGGAATCAGAGTGGATGAAGATGACACAGTCTGCCAAGAAGGAAAATGTGCTGCTATGAAAATAGTGAATTTACTTGAAGAGATGGATGTTTCAAAGATCAAAGATGAATATCTGCCTTGTCAAGGCCAACTGTGGCATGACTGGTGCAAAATAAACAAGGAACAGTATCACCTCAAAGGGAACATTGAGAAggagaaatgtaaaaaacaacaggaacTGGGGAGAATACGTCAAGAACAACGTGCTGCTTCATGTAGTGAACTGATGAAGTTGTTCACTGAAAGCCTCTCGTCTCTGCcatcagaggagagagagtaTTTCCTGAAATGGATTCAGATCTTACTAGATGCACTTTCAACAGATGATCTGTCTTCAATTCTccaaaaatatgatgaaaaatggTCTGAAGTCTTGGATTTGAAGAAGAAACATGACAAATCTGATCAGCTAATAAGCAAGCAAACTGAGCTTGAGAAAATATCAGCAAAACTGCAGTCAGCTACTTTTGGCTTAGAGCACATCTTTAGAGAAATTGGACAGATCTATGAAGCCCATAAATCTCTGCAGGAACAAACAAAGATGGAAGAAACTGACTGGTCTAAATACCCTGAGCTGGCTGCAGAGCTGATGATATCAGGACACCCAATGGAGCTGATGGATGGTGATGCAGGTCATGTGCCTTTAACATGGATCTCTAGTCTTTTAGATGAAGTCATCAAGAAACTGGGAGATCagagagtttttgttttgtcagttttgggtGTACAAAGCAGTGGAAAATCAACCATGCTCAATGCCATGTTTGGATTACAGTTTGCAGTAAGTGCTGGCAGGTGCACCAAGGGTGCCTTCATGCAGCTGGTCAAAGTgtcagaggagatgaagaaagaCTTTCAGTTTGACTATGTTCTAGTGGTGGACACTGAAGGACTGCGTGCTCTTGAGTTGGCAGGTAACGCCACTCTTCACCACGACAATGAACTGGCGACATTTGTCGTTGGTCTGGGAAACATGACATTGATCAACATCTTTGGAGAGAATCCAGCTGAAATGCAAGATGTCCTGCAGATTGTTGTTCAGGCTTTCATGAGGATGAAGAGAGTTAAACTTTCTCcaagttgtgtgtttgttcaccAGAATGTTACAGATAttgcagctgcagagaaaaacatgGATGGAAAGAGACGACTGCAAGAAAAATTGGACCAGATGACTAAACTAGCTGCCAAAGAGGAGGTTTGTGATGCTGAGTGCTTCAATGATGTCATCGCATttgatgtgcaaaaagatgtgAAATACTTTGCCCAACTCTGGGAGGGAAGTCCACCAATGGCTCCTCCAAATCCGGGTTATAGTGAGAGCATCCAGGATTTAAAGAACATCATCCTCTCTAAAGCTTCACAGTCTAAAGGGACGACTCTTTCACAGTTCAAAAGCAACATAAAGGACCTGTGGAATGCTCTTCTGAAAGAAAACTTTGTTTTCAGCttcaaaaacacacttgaaatTGCAGTGTACAGAAAACTTGAGGTCCAGTATGGGAACTGGACCTGGGCCCTGAGGAGCAACATGTTGACCATTGAGAACCAGCTTTATAACAGAATTGAAAATGGAAAACTTGACAAAGTTGACCTTGGttatctttttaaagaaatgagcGAAACATATGAAGAaatcaaaaaatatatgaaggtgtACTTTGATgatgacagagacaaagaaatgttGGTTCAGTGGCGAGGCCGATTTGAAACCAAAATCAAAGAGTTTCATGATGATCAGGTGAGAGGAGTTAAAAGAAAACTGGATGAAGTCATCCAGCAGAAGAATGCTTGTAAAAAGCTAGATGACAAGAAGACAGAGTTTGAAAAGATGCTGCTACAAAAGAGCAAAGAACTCGCTCATGAGTTAAAAGACAAGGCCAAAGATGAAGAGGAACTTGAAAAACAGTTTGACTCTGTTTGGAGTGGCTGGATTACTGAATTAACTGGAGACACTAAACCTATTGAGGACATCAACCTGGAACAAGAACAAATGTCCATCCTGCAGGAGCTTGGTATTGAATGGTCTCTTATCGATGATTCAAAGAGTTGTGAGAGCTACAAAGACATATCAATGATTGGGGATTATTTTGACTATGTTACCCTGAACAAGCACCAAGACCTCTGCAACAAAAGCCAACAATCCGAAGACAGTAGGAGGGAAAACAGGAACACAAAAGGGCAAGGAATATTGACAACTACCTGGGTGTctgttaaaaaattatttggATTTGGGTCAATACGACAAAAAGAAGCACTTAAACCAAGAGGAGATTTTCCATATGAAGAACAAATGCTGATCAGATCCCTCATTGAAGATGTTGAACAACAGTCCCTTCATGCAATTAAGAGCAAACCTGTAGCTACACGAGGCTACAGTCCAACTTACTTGCAAGAGGTggccaaaaatgtcaaagaaaaagtGACGGAATTTGAATCAAACAGGAAATATGCCCTAAAGAAGGAGTTTACAATTGATctcttactgtatgtgtttgacaTGGCAGGGAATTGGATTTCAGAGTCCCACAACAAATTCAAAATGAACAATGATGCTGTAACttttgtgaaaagcaaaaaaatacaatattacaACATCTTCAAAAGCTTCTGCAAAGGAAACTCATCTGCTGTTGTGCTTGGAGAAATGATCTGTGAAAAACTGAAGGTTTCCACTGTTGAAGCTGTCTGTAACAAAACTGCCATTGATCTCGCTGGAGAGATGAGGTGCAGTGTCCCAGCATTCAATGGGAACAGGTTAAACTTGGAGAAATATGTGTTGAAGTCACTGGCAGAGAAAGAAGACTTTGATAGTTACATCAACTACATCCGACGTCCAAGGAACCAAGCAGAAAATTTCATAGGAAAGGAAGTAAAGAAATACAtcttcagaaaacacaaagataaagCACTGAATATACTCAAGAAAAATGTTGACGACATCAATAAACTTGTGAGTCAAGCTTTGTTCACTGCAACAGAGAAAGTCAAAGCTCagagaggagacacagacaTGTGGCTGAAGAAATTTTCCAGTTTGCTTAATGATGAGCTAACATTCAACACCATTTGTGCTCAAAATTTCAGTGACATAAACAAATTTGACTTTCTTAAAGAAGAGATAGAGAAAGGACTTGCATCCATCATTGACGAGATGAGCAGCGTCTCATTGGGTAAGATGAAAGAATTCAGGCTGAAGCCAGATCAAATCCTCATCGATCAGCTGTGTAACTGCTGTTGGGTAACGTGTCCATTCTGTGCAGCTGTCTGTACCAACACCCTGGAAAATCACAGTCCTGACGATCACAGCGTGCCTTTCCATCGACCCTCTGCAATCAAAGGATGGCACTATAGAGGCACAGTGGAGATGTGCATCAATTTCTGCACAACAGAAGTTGCAAGTGATCACAGTTTTTACCCTCATCATGATTCAGAAAAGACCATTCCCTTTAAACTGTACCGAACTGGTGGCCCAGAATATGCTAACTGGAGAATTACCGCTGATGAGTCTAAGCTGACATATTGGAAATGGTTTGTATGTCGATTTCAAAAGCAGCTGGAAGACCACTATAACTTAAAATTCCAGGGCTTTGGTGAAATTCCCGAAGAGTGGAGAAGGCACTCTAAAAAAGAAGCTATTAAAAGTCTGGATGAAATGTGTGAGTGA